The genomic window CCACGGCGCGGGACACCGCATCCGCAGTGACACACAGACACCCGCCGTGGGGCTGTTCGACATACCCGTGGAGCAGGTGAGTGAGCGGTATGAGGTGTTGCGCTACGGCGGCGGGGGCGAAGTCACCCACGCCATGTGTGGCGCGGTGCGTTTCGACCATGTGGCAGCACAGCGCCTGATTGCCCACCTGCCCAGCGTCCTGCAGGTCGACACCTGGAGTGAAGACGATGCCAGCTGGCTGAACAGCACGCTGCGCTTCATTGCTAAGGAAGCGGGGGCATCCCGCCCCGGGGGCGAAACCGTGATCACCCGCCTGGCGGACATTCTGGTCATACAGGCCCTGCGGGTGTGGCTGGACACCGCGCCCGAGGCCCAGATGGGCTGGCTGGCCGCTCTGCGCGACCCACACATTGGCAAGGCCCTGTCGCTGATGCACCGTGCGCCCGAACAGGCCTGGACGGTAGATGCCCTGGCAGACCAGGTCGCGATGTCGCGCTCGGCCTTCTCGGCACGGTTCACCAGCCTGGTGGGTGAGCCCGCCATGCAGTACCTGACCCAGTGGCGCATGCACCTGGCGCGTGCGCATCTGCAGCAGAGCCCGGAGCCTTTGGGTCGGGTGGCAGAGCGTTTTGGTTACCAGTCTGAGCCGGCTTTTGGCCGGGCGTTCAAGCGGGTGTTTGGCGTTTCTCCTGGCAGTGCGCGCCAGCCCGCTGAACCCAGGCCTGTTTTTGCTGCACGCGCCTAGGATGGCGTCCGCGGCATGCGGTTACACCAGCAAACGGGCCAGCGCCGTCAGCGCGGCCGTTTCGGCGCGCAAGACACGCGGGCCCAGGCTCACGGGTGCAAAACCACGGGCCATGGCCGCAGCCTCTTCCGCGGCACCCAGTCCGCCTTCTGGTCCGGAGAGAAAGGTCGTGTGTCGCGCCCCGCCATGGGCGGCCAAGGTGTGCAAGGGGCTAGACCCGGCCGCCAGCGACAACAAACAGCGCACATCCGCACCCGGCACCGGCAGGGATTGCAGCCACGCGGTCAAGGTCTTGACGCCATGCACCAGCGGCACCCGGTTGCCACCACATTGTTCACACGATGCAACCGCCACACTCTGCCAGTGCGCAATCTTCTTGTCGGCCCGTTCGCCGGACAGGCGCAACACACTGCGTTCCGTCATCAGCGGCTGGATGCTGGCCACGCCCAGTTCGGTCGCCTTTTCCACCAGCCAGTCCATGCGGTCATTGGCCGGCATACCGACGGCCAGGTGCACGGTGGCGGCAGACTCGCGTTCGATGGCACTGTGTGCACCCACGCGCACCTGCACGTCGCTGCGGCCCATGTGGGTGATGGTGGCTTCAAACTCGCCGCCCAGGCTGTGGCCCGGAGTGCCCGCATCGCATGCCATACCGTAGCGGCCGTTGAACAGTGTGATGCTGTCGCCCGGCTGCAGGCGCAGCACCTGCACATGCCGCGCAGCGCCCGCGGGCAGCTCCAGCAGTGCTTCACTCGCCAGGGGCACGGGACAGTAGAAACGGGGCATAGGGATAGTTGCTATTAAATATATAGCTAAATAGTGAGAAAATACGGGGGCTAGAGGCCGATTTTGCTTAAGTCCTGCCGTAGGCGAAGACATTGGGCACTTCGATGCCCTCAATACGTTCCACCAGACGCAGCAGGGGTTTGAGCTCCATGTAACGCCCGCAGGTGGCGCGGATGTAGGCAATAAAGCGTGGTGTGTCTTCCAGGTAACCCACTTTGCCGTCGCGGATGGACAGGCGCGCAAAAATGCCGGCAATCTTCAGGTGGCGCTGCAGGCCCATCCACTCCACACCCTTGTAAAACTCGCCAAAGTCGTCCCCCACCGGCAGGCCAGCCTTGCGGGCCTTAGACCAGTAACGGATGGTGACGTCCAGGCAGAAGTCTTCTTCCCAGCTCAGGAAGGCGTCGCGCAGCAGGCTGGCGATGTCATAGGTGATGGGGCCGTAGACGGCGTCCTGGAAGTCGAGCACACCCAGGCGGGTAGCCGAGGGTTTGCCGGGTACATGAGTGGCATCCTCTGAAACCATTAGGTTGCGGGGCATGAAGTCCCGGTGCATAAACACATTGGGCCAGGCCAGGGCGCTGTCGGCCAGGGCGGCAAACGACTTGTCCAGCACCTGGCGTTGTGCGGCATCCAGGTTGAACTTGCGGTATTCACCGACGTACCACTGGGGAAACAGCTCCAGCTCCCGCATCACAAAGGCGCGGTCATAGGGCGGCAACACGCCCTCGCGTGAGACCAGCTGCCACTGGATCAGTGTCTCCACGGCATCCAGGTACAGGCCCAACGGGGGCGGGTTATCGGGCTGGATCACATCCTTCATGGTGTGGGTGCCCAGGTCGGACAGCAGCATGAAGCCGTTGGCCTCGTCCCAGGCCAGCACCTCGGGCACCTTCAGCCCGGCCTGTGACATCAGTTCGGCCACGGCGACAAAGGGCTTGCACTCACCCTTGTCAGGCGGCGCGTCCATGATGATGCGGGTGGTCGGAGTGCCCGCCACCACGCTGTCCACCCGCAGGTAGCGGCGAAAACTGGCATCTGCCGAGGCCAGGCGCAGCGTGTTGGCGGCCAGCCCGTGGCTACCCTGTACGCTGGCGAACCAGGTGTCAAACAGGGCCTGGCGGGCGGGATCGGTCCACTGCGGCGCGTGCAGGGTGGTTGGGGGCAAAGTGCTGGGGATTGGGCTCATGGATAATCGATTCTACAAAGCCACCCAAGATCACCACTAGTGCCGCCTTCCATCCGTTATCTGCTGCCATGCGCCCACTGAGTTCGCGCGCGACCGGTCATCCCTTTGTGTTGTCCAAACTGGTGGTGCTGGTGGGATTGGCCTGCGCTGCCAGCGCGGTGCGGTCCCAAACACCCGTACCTGCGCCCGGGCCCGCGCCAGCACCCCGCCAACCCGCGGACGGGTCACTGCAACTCAAGTCCAGCGGACTGTTGCAAGACCCGCTGTCGCCCGAGCAGACCACCAAAGCCCCCATCTTCATGCAGGGCGACCGCATGTCCGGCCGCCCCGACCTAGAGACCGTGGTGGAAGGCAACGTGGTCCTGCGCAAGGCGGGCACCGTGATCAAGGCCGACCGGCTGGAATACGACCAGCCCAGCGACCAGGCCAAGGCCAGTGGCAACGTGCGTATCAACCGCAACGGCGATGTGTTTGAAGGCCCGCAGCTGGAGCTCAAGCTGGAGTCGTTTGAAGGTTTTGTGGAAGCGCCCCGTTATCACTTCCTGAAAAATGATGGCCAGGGCCAGGCTGACCGCGCCGAATTTATCGACGAGAGCCACACCGTCATCCACAACGCCAGCTACACCACCTGCCGGCGCAAGCCAGGCCCCGAGTGGTTGCCCGACTGGGTGTTGCGTGCCACACGCCTCAGCATGGACAGTGACGAGGATGTGGGCATTGCCGAGGGCGCGCTGCTGAGTTTCAAGGGCGTGCCGCTGTTGCCGATTCCGGCCATCAGCTTCCCCCTGTCGGACAAGCGTAAATCCGGCCTGTTGCCACCCACCATTGGGCTGGGTGGGGACAGCGGTCTGGAGCTGACGCTGCCCTACTACTGGAATATTGCGCCCAACCGCGACGCCACCCTGACGCCCACCATCATGACGCGCCGGGGTGTGGACCTGGGAGGGGAGTTCCGCTACCTGGAGCCCAACTACACCGGTGTGGCGCGCGCCAACTACATGCCCAGCGACAAGCTGACCGACTCGGATCGCTGGGGCCTGTCGTTCTTGCACAAAGGTGTGTTGGACACGGCACTGGGCCCGGTGGGCCTGGAGGCTAATGTCAACCGTGTCAGTGACGACAACTACTGGCGCGATTTCACCAGCAACGGCGCCATCGCCAATGCCATTGCCAACACCAGTGCCAGTGTGGGGGTGGCGGCCACTCCCCGGCTGTTGCCGTCGGGCCTGACAGCCACCTGGGGACTGGGTGCGTTCTCCAGTGCCATGCGGGTGCTGAAGTGGCAAACCCTGCAAGATGTCACCGCCCCCATCGTGCCGCCCTATGACCGGGTCCCCCAGTTGACGGCCCGGTATGCACAAACCAATGTGTTGGGACTGGATTGGTCACTGGACGGTGACTTTACCCAGTTTGAAGCCGACAGTAGCCGTACGTTGCAACCCAATACCCAGCGCGGCGTAGCCCTGCTGCAGGTCAGCCGCCCCTGGCTGGCTCCCGCGGGTCATGTAACCCCCAAGTTCCAGTTGCACGCCGCGGCGTACCAGTTTGACCGGCTGCTGGGCAATGGCTCACAAACGGCAGACAGCGTGGTACCCACCTTCAGCTTGGACAGTGGCTTGGTGTTTGAGCGCGACGCGCAGCTGTTTGGGCGCAAGCTGGTGCAAACCCTGGAGCCACGGGCTTTTTACGTCTACACGCCCTACCGCAACCAGAGCGCCCAGCCCAATTACGACACGGCCACCAACGACTTCAACTTTGCCACTATCTTCACGGAGAACGCCTTTGTCGGGCACGACAAAATCTCCGACAACAACCTGTTGACCCTGGGCCTTACCACGCGGTATCTGGACGCCGATACCGGCGGCCAGTTGGCGCGCTTTGGTGTGGCCCAGCGTTTGCGTTTCGACGAACAACGTGTGACCCTGAACGCGGCCGACGCCCCAGCGCAGGCCGGTTTCAGTGATGTGATGCTGGGCGCGTCGGTCAACCTGTCAGACCGCTGGTCGCTGGATTCCACCGTGCAGTACAACGGCAAAACCGACCGGTCCATCCGGTCTACGGCGGGCGTGCGTTACAACCCGGGTCATTACCGGGTGGTAAATGCGGCCTACCGCTTCCAGCGTGATGTCAGCGAGCAGGTGGATGTCAGTTGGCAGTGGCCGCTCAACAACCTGTGGGGCGACAAGGGGCAGGACCTAGGCCCTGGCCGTGGCCAGGGCGAAGGCCGCTACTACAGCGTGGGGCGGCTGAATTACAGTTTGAATGAGCGGCGGCTGGTCGACACGGTTTTGGGTGTCGAGTACGATGCGGGCTGCTGGCTGTCGCGGGTGTTGCTGGAGCGGACGCAGACCAGCAGTTCCACGGCAACCACCCGTGTCATGTTCCAGCTGGAGTTTGTCGGCTTTACCCGGTTGGGCTTGGGCGGAAACCCGATACAAACCCTGACCCAGAACATTTCACGCTACCAAAATTTGCGGGATTCAGGCGGCACGACCAGCCGCTTTAGCAACTACGATTGAGAGACCATGAATTTTCGAATCTGGGCAGCACCTGTCCTTGGCTTTTTTTGCAGTTTTATGGCCGTGGGTGTCAGCGCCCAAGCCGTGCAGCAGGCGGACTACATTGTGGCCGTGGTGAATTCCGAGCCCATTACCAACAGCGAGGTTCGCAATGCCCTGCAGCGCATCCTGAACGAGATTGCGGCACAGCGCCAGACCGCGCCGCCGGTAGAAGAATTACGCCGCCGTGTGCTGGAACGCCTGATCAACGAACGGGCGCAACTGCAGGTCGCGCTGGAGGCTGGTTTGCGGGTAGACGAATCCAATGTGGACCAGTCCGAGCAGGCCATTGCCCGCCAGAACCAGGTGGACGTGGCCGAGTTGCGTGCACGGGTGGTCAAGGACGGCATGACGGTGGGCCAGTTCCGCAAACAGCTGCGCGACCAGCTGTTGCTTGCGCGCCTGCACGAGCAACAGGTCGAAGGCCGCATCCGTATCTCCGAGGCGGATATTGACCGTGCGCTGGCGGAGCAAGGCGGCAGCGCAGACCCCATGGCGCAGGAAGTCAATCTGGGCCACCTATTGATAGCCGTGCCGGAAAAAGCCACCGCAGAGCAGTCTGCAAGCCTGCTGGCCCAAGCCCAAAAGGTGCTGGCCCGTATCCGTGCTGGTGAAAACTTTGCTGCGCTGGTGCAGGAGGTGTCAGCCGCGGACCGCGCCAATGGTGGCCAGCTGGGCCTGCGCCGTGCGGACCGTTACCCCCCCGCTTTTATCGCCGCCACACAAACGTTGGCAGTGGGCGAAGTGTCTGACATTGTGCGTACGGGTGCGGGGCTGCACATTCTGAAAGTGGTCGAGCGCAAGGCCGCTGCTGCACCCTCCAGGGCCATTGTTCAAAACCGTGCGCGGCACATTCTGCTGCGTACCGGTCCCGAATTGACACAGGCCGCTGCCGTCGCCAAGCTGGCCGATTTCAAACGCCGTATCGAGGCCAAAACGGCTACGTTTGCAGCTTTGGCGCGTGAACATTCACAAGATGGCAGCGCCCCCCAGGGCGGCGATTTGGGCTGGGTTGGACCTGGCGCTTTTGTGCCGGAGTTTGAAGAGCCCATGAACCGCCTGGCAGAGGGCCAGATCAGCCCGCCCGTGGTGTCACGTTTTGGTGTGCACCTGATTGAAGTGGTGGAGCGCCGCCGTGTGGAGATGAAGCCCGAAGAGGTGCGCGAGGCTATTCGGAATCAGTTGCGCGCTGCCCGTTACGATGCCGCGTTTGCCACCTGGGCCCAAGACATCCGTGGCAATGCATTCGTGGAGCTCCGCGAGCCACCCCAGTGAAACATATTGCGCGTAAACGCTTCGGCCAGCACTTCCTGACCGATGGCGGCATCATTGATGCGATCGTGGACGCTATTGCGCCCAAGCCTGGCCAGCGTATGGTGGAAATTGGCCCCGGCCTGGCGGCCTTGACCCAGCCCCTGGTGGAGCGCCTGGGGCACTTGACGGTGATCGAGCTGGACCGCGACCTGGCCGTGCGCCTGCGCCTGCATGGTCAACTCACCGTCATCGAGTCCGATGTCCTAAAAGTGGATTTTGCCCGCGTGCAGTCTGAATGGAGCGCTGCAAATTCAATAGCTAACACCGATGTCATTGGTGCTGCGTCCGACAAGTTGCGGGTCGTGGGCAACCTGCCCTACAACATCTCAACCCCCATCCTGTTCCATTTGCTGGATGCGGTAGACGCCATCGAAGACCAGCACTTCATGCTGCAAAAAGAGGTGATTGACCGCATGGTGGCGCAGCCTGCTACCGCGGCATTTGGCCGTTTGAGCGTGATGCTGCAGTGGCGTTATGCCATGGAAAACGTGCTGCTGGTGCCGCCCGAAAGTTTTGATCCACCACCCCGGGTCAACAGCGCGGTCGTCCGTATGCTGCCCCTGGCGCAACCGCCGGTGCTGGATGTGAAGCTGCTGAGTGAACTGGTGCAGGTGGCCTTTAGCCAGCGCCGCAAACTGCTGCGCAATACACTGGGTCGCTGGCTGGAGGAACGGGGATTCAGCGGAGACTTTGACGTGCAACGGCGAGCCGAAGAAGTGCCGGTGCCGGACTATGTGGCGCTGGTGCAGCACCCTAGTCTGGTCAAGGCTGCGCTGACCTGACCAGACCCCTCAGAACCGGGACACCGACATAAAAAAGCCCACCAACTTGGCGGGCTTTTTTTTGGGTGGGCAGTCTACCGCTTACGCAGCCGCTAACCAGTACCCCGAGTTGAAGGGGCTGCTCATGCGCAGCGCCAGTGGGGACACGTCCAATAATTTGTCGGTGGGCATCTTTTCGCCCGTTTCGGTTGCCATTTCGATACCTGCAATTGCTGCGGGTTGTGCGATGGTTCCGTTTGCCTCGTTCGCCCGTTCTGCTTGGCTGGTGTGTGCAGAACGGGCTACAGAAAAGAATAGAAGCATCGGAACGGAATCTTCCGGTCCCCCCAATAGTCTGCAGTGTCGCGGAAGATGTCGAGCAACTGCTCGCGTGCTTCCTTGTCGAACTTGGTGTTGGCGGGAATGTGCTCCAGCACGGCGATAAAGCCGGGCTGTGGGCCCGACTTGTGCACCGGGTCGGTCATGCTGTCGTACAAGGCGTCAAAGTTCTTGCCCACATGTGCGGGCAACTTGAATTGCTGGCCGATCATGTCCAGCACGTCCTGCTTGGTCTGTGCTTCTGCCAGGTTGGCATACAGGAAGTGGTGGCCCAGGCCTTGTGCAGCCTCCTGCAAATCCGGGACCCTGAAGGCCCGGATCGATTGAACGATATTCGTTCTGACTGTTCGAAGTGGCATATCCATTCCCGCTTCACTTTCTTAAAAGGTAAAAACTCGGCTCAAGGCACGATCTTGCGAAAACTCGCATAGTGATCGGCCGTGTAATAACAGGCATCCGGTGCAGTGGTTTGGCCACCGCACACAATTCGACGGGCGCCCCGGTTACGAGACCGGGGAGTCTTGACGGTGTACTCTCGGTAATAGCCGCGCTTGGCAGCCGGTAACAACCGCTCGCGGTTGCCAAAAACCGTACCGTCTTTTTCATACGGAAAAGGTCCACCTTGGCGTATCAACTGGTAGGTTTCGATGCCTTGCGGGGGCAATTGGTTCAATGCAACCGAAGCGTCGGTGGGATGTGATTCCCGGGCGTGAACAGCCCCCCATACTCCGGCTTGGACCAGCAAAATGCTGGTAAGCACTAACTTAGCTAAACCTCTGCGCACCATGAAACCTCTCAGGCTACTCCGGGTAAACCCGAAAAATCCAAGAGAGGGAGTGTCGCGTATTCCGACTGAAAAAGCAAGACCCTGCTTAAATATTAAGCAAAGATTTTGTAAATTTCTGTTTGGTAAGTGTGCGCAAACTTATCGAATAAGTCTTAACGTATGGCGTTTGCATCCGCCACGGTCAGGGCCGTCATATTTACAA from Rhodoferax sp. AJA081-3 includes these protein-coding regions:
- a CDS encoding AraC family transcriptional regulator; this encodes MTNLPVNTPDLLGEALHLMRLNGTLYCRSELSAPWAIDMPPIEGCMMFHIITAGHAWLEVAGGEPRLQQPGSLTLIPHGAGHRIRSDTQTPAVGLFDIPVEQVSERYEVLRYGGGGEVTHAMCGAVRFDHVAAQRLIAHLPSVLQVDTWSEDDASWLNSTLRFIAKEAGASRPGGETVITRLADILVIQALRVWLDTAPEAQMGWLAALRDPHIGKALSLMHRAPEQAWTVDALADQVAMSRSAFSARFTSLVGEPAMQYLTQWRMHLARAHLQQSPEPLGRVAERFGYQSEPAFGRAFKRVFGVSPGSARQPAEPRPVFAARA
- a CDS encoding 16S rRNA (uracil(1498)-N(3))-methyltransferase; its protein translation is MPRFYCPVPLASEALLELPAGAARHVQVLRLQPGDSITLFNGRYGMACDAGTPGHSLGGEFEATITHMGRSDVQVRVGAHSAIERESAATVHLAVGMPANDRMDWLVEKATELGVASIQPLMTERSVLRLSGERADKKIAHWQSVAVASCEQCGGNRVPLVHGVKTLTAWLQSLPVPGADVRCLLSLAAGSSPLHTLAAHGGARHTTFLSGPEGGLGAAEEAAAMARGFAPVSLGPRVLRAETAALTALARLLV
- a CDS encoding aminoglycoside phosphotransferase family protein codes for the protein MSPIPSTLPPTTLHAPQWTDPARQALFDTWFASVQGSHGLAANTLRLASADASFRRYLRVDSVVAGTPTTRIIMDAPPDKGECKPFVAVAELMSQAGLKVPEVLAWDEANGFMLLSDLGTHTMKDVIQPDNPPPLGLYLDAVETLIQWQLVSREGVLPPYDRAFVMRELELFPQWYVGEYRKFNLDAAQRQVLDKSFAALADSALAWPNVFMHRDFMPRNLMVSEDATHVPGKPSATRLGVLDFQDAVYGPITYDIASLLRDAFLSWEEDFCLDVTIRYWSKARKAGLPVGDDFGEFYKGVEWMGLQRHLKIAGIFARLSIRDGKVGYLEDTPRFIAYIRATCGRYMELKPLLRLVERIEGIEVPNVFAYGRT
- a CDS encoding LPS-assembly protein LptD yields the protein MRPLSSRATGHPFVLSKLVVLVGLACAASAVRSQTPVPAPGPAPAPRQPADGSLQLKSSGLLQDPLSPEQTTKAPIFMQGDRMSGRPDLETVVEGNVVLRKAGTVIKADRLEYDQPSDQAKASGNVRINRNGDVFEGPQLELKLESFEGFVEAPRYHFLKNDGQGQADRAEFIDESHTVIHNASYTTCRRKPGPEWLPDWVLRATRLSMDSDEDVGIAEGALLSFKGVPLLPIPAISFPLSDKRKSGLLPPTIGLGGDSGLELTLPYYWNIAPNRDATLTPTIMTRRGVDLGGEFRYLEPNYTGVARANYMPSDKLTDSDRWGLSFLHKGVLDTALGPVGLEANVNRVSDDNYWRDFTSNGAIANAIANTSASVGVAATPRLLPSGLTATWGLGAFSSAMRVLKWQTLQDVTAPIVPPYDRVPQLTARYAQTNVLGLDWSLDGDFTQFEADSSRTLQPNTQRGVALLQVSRPWLAPAGHVTPKFQLHAAAYQFDRLLGNGSQTADSVVPTFSLDSGLVFERDAQLFGRKLVQTLEPRAFYVYTPYRNQSAQPNYDTATNDFNFATIFTENAFVGHDKISDNNLLTLGLTTRYLDADTGGQLARFGVAQRLRFDEQRVTLNAADAPAQAGFSDVMLGASVNLSDRWSLDSTVQYNGKTDRSIRSTAGVRYNPGHYRVVNAAYRFQRDVSEQVDVSWQWPLNNLWGDKGQDLGPGRGQGEGRYYSVGRLNYSLNERRLVDTVLGVEYDAGCWLSRVLLERTQTSSSTATTRVMFQLEFVGFTRLGLGGNPIQTLTQNISRYQNLRDSGGTTSRFSNYD
- a CDS encoding peptidylprolyl isomerase, which gives rise to MNFRIWAAPVLGFFCSFMAVGVSAQAVQQADYIVAVVNSEPITNSEVRNALQRILNEIAAQRQTAPPVEELRRRVLERLINERAQLQVALEAGLRVDESNVDQSEQAIARQNQVDVAELRARVVKDGMTVGQFRKQLRDQLLLARLHEQQVEGRIRISEADIDRALAEQGGSADPMAQEVNLGHLLIAVPEKATAEQSASLLAQAQKVLARIRAGENFAALVQEVSAADRANGGQLGLRRADRYPPAFIAATQTLAVGEVSDIVRTGAGLHILKVVERKAAAAPSRAIVQNRARHILLRTGPELTQAAAVAKLADFKRRIEAKTATFAALAREHSQDGSAPQGGDLGWVGPGAFVPEFEEPMNRLAEGQISPPVVSRFGVHLIEVVERRRVEMKPEEVREAIRNQLRAARYDAAFATWAQDIRGNAFVELREPPQ
- the rsmA gene encoding 16S rRNA (adenine(1518)-N(6)/adenine(1519)-N(6))-dimethyltransferase RsmA, with protein sequence MKHIARKRFGQHFLTDGGIIDAIVDAIAPKPGQRMVEIGPGLAALTQPLVERLGHLTVIELDRDLAVRLRLHGQLTVIESDVLKVDFARVQSEWSAANSIANTDVIGAASDKLRVVGNLPYNISTPILFHLLDAVDAIEDQHFMLQKEVIDRMVAQPATAAFGRLSVMLQWRYAMENVLLVPPESFDPPPRVNSAVVRMLPLAQPPVLDVKLLSELVQVAFSQRRKLLRNTLGRWLEERGFSGDFDVQRRAEEVPVPDYVALVQHPSLVKAALT
- a CDS encoding barstar family protein, with the protein product MDMPLRTVRTNIVQSIRAFRVPDLQEAAQGLGHHFLYANLAEAQTKQDVLDMIGQQFKLPAHVGKNFDALYDSMTDPVHKSGPQPGFIAVLEHIPANTKFDKEAREQLLDIFRDTADYWGDRKIPFRCFYSFL
- a CDS encoding ribonuclease domain-containing protein — its product is MVRRGLAKLVLTSILLVQAGVWGAVHARESHPTDASVALNQLPPQGIETYQLIRQGGPFPYEKDGTVFGNRERLLPAAKRGYYREYTVKTPRSRNRGARRIVCGGQTTAPDACYYTADHYASFRKIVP